In the Leishmania mexicana MHOM/GT/2001/U1103 complete genome, chromosome 34 genome, cgcacacgagagagagcggcagcacctgcgcgacGAGAGAGACGAGTGCCAGAGAATTATAGACAAAATGTCCCGTGAACTGCAGGACCTCTCTCAGATGAGCTCCAGCACACCGCCGGCCATCACAAGCACCGCCGGCTAACGGAACGCAAGTCGGAAAACAAGTCCATGGCGCATCTGAGTAGAACCTCGGACGTGTATGCCGATATCATCGAACGGCAATGGCCGCAttctctcccttcccattcttgcctttttttcggctgtttgtttgtttgccTCATCTTCGTTTTTTGGTTGTTTGATTGTTACTTGCCCCACTTGTACCGGCACGGGTGATGTACGTCTGTGCTCATGTGCCCGGCTGGCCCGCAAACGCCCTCGCTCGCTTGCCCTTccctcgttttcttttttgttttcgcgGATCTGCTCATGCGCACACGTTTCGCTGTGTTGgcgaaagagagaaaagatGGATAGCGCAAAACGAAAACGAGGACAGAAGGCTCCGCTTACATAGGAGGGACGCTGAGGGAGAGAGTCCGGTGATGGTCGTGTTGCGCCTTGTTTACTGCATCGCCCCACTGGCACTggcacgagcacgagcagcgcggTCGGATATGTTTCACGGTGCTTGTCCGGCCCATCCGCGCATCGCGTGGGGGACAGGGAGCCGGTCGCTCACATACGCATGCAActcctccgtctctgctCACCTTTTGTGTTTCTTCACTccacgcccctctctctcctcacttTCGTCATTTTGCCGTTTTGTATTATTCTCATTCTCCTTCACGATTCCGTTGCACCCTCGTCCTCGGACAcccgcgcatgcacacggcACCCACGGTGTCGTACatgggggaggaagagacaCGAGAAACACGCAAGCGTCACTCAgaggcgcagagaggagTGTGGAGTCCGACTTCGAGAGACGCAGACAAGGAAACGCGGTGCCAGCTCACCTCACGGAGTAGTCCgtcgtgcgtgtctgtcaaTCTGTGGGAGCGTGGGTCTTTCCTCGTTCGCGCGTCGCGCATATCCTCCGTCGCAATTTCTCTGTGCGCGTTTTCTCTTGCCGTCTCTTTTGtattattatttttttttctcgctcgctctcatGTTCAGGTGCAATGTCTAGCGTGACGCCACAGATACCTTTCAAGGCGTGGCTGAAGCTGCACGCCAAGGCGATTTGCCAAGCGCTGCCGCTTTCTCTTCTTATCGTGGTAGAGGCACGTGATCTCTACTACCGCGCCACCTGGGACGTCACCCCGGTGCCGCCGAGCAAGTTTGAGATCGGGGATGTTATTGCGGTGTGCAACCGGTGGTACACACTACCCACCTGGAGCCACGTTATGTACAGCTGGCTCTCTAAGGTGCTGCTCAAGTCGTGCTGGGACGACGTCGGCGTCATTTCATCGGTGAAAAACGGCACGCCACACATCCTCTACGTAGACTTCCACGGCGTGCACGAGAAGCCCTTGGATGCGTTTCTGGAAACGCGCTGCCCTCGCGGTGCGGCGGTTCGGAAGTTGCACCGGGACGAATGCGTACCATCGCTTAGCCCTACTATCGCAGATCTCTTTcgcaaggaggtggagaagatCTCCGTGGAGCCGTGGTTCCTCTTCTCGGCAAGCATGCGTGGGGGCAGCGAGCACAAATACTACGAGTTCTGTGTCCGCATGCACGAGCAACGGTGCAAGATACACTCcatgctgcagcggcgacagtCGCGGCCGGCGATTGAGGCGCAGCAGACTTCCTTGAAGGAGATGGAGGTGATGCGGCAGCATCTCGCCAAGTTCGTGGAGCCGGTGACGCACTTTCACCTCTACAACGGCTCTCTCGTGGCATCCTTATTCGCCACGTACGGACTGGTTGACCGTGAGATACCCTCACCGTCGCGATACGTTCCACAGGACTTTGCCCACACAATCCCCTTCCTTGGCGCCACGACGCTCGATGAGCCCATTGTCTTCTTTAGGAACTGAGCAGTGAAGGGCGGTGACTGCGCTTAACCGCGGCCGATTGAGGTTGCGCAGGTGGGTCAGATCGTCCAACGATGTCTTCATGGGGACGTGAGCCGAGCTGGAAGCGTGGTCCTGATCCGTCTTCACACCCATCCTCGACAAGAAACGCGAAGTGTAGCTGACGAAAACGGGGCAGGGAAGGAGTCCGTCACTAGTTTGGTGCTGGCTGTAATGATGCTCGAACTGCGCAAGTGAGAGCAGGCGCCAAATTGTGGCCCTCAGCTCATCATGCAAAGATGCCGGCTTGCGTTGCTATCATGTCTACTCCGCTGACTTGCGCAAGTGAAtcgtctctcttttcctgTCTCGGTATTctttgtgtgggtgtgtgtggtttcACCTTCTCCACAACggtcaccccccccccttcccatGGACACGGCGTGGCACCTGTCGCGGCTCACCCCATATTGCTGTGGTTTGCATGtggacggtggtggcgcaacAGAACAGGCAAACGGAAACGCAAGCACCGAGCGATTCGTCGCCCTCTACCTGTCCTTTTCAGACAGGCACTATCGGCTGCGAAGGGCGCCTGCAGCAACTGCGTTTCTTTCCACAGCACGACTCCGCAGCGCTACCACAAGCAAGCTGGTGcaatgacgacgacgacgttgtCTTCGCCGCAGCTTCCATCGTTGGGCAACCAAGAAAGCGCCTGGACGCGGCGCATCCGAAAATCGGATGTCTACCCCTCTTCACTAGAGGCCACCCGCGCACGGGTCGAGGCCCTGCGCGGTCGATGGCGCGATGGCGAGGCGGCAAATATCGTCCCCATCACGCGGGCCGTGTGCACCCCGCTTTACCTGCGTTTGGAGGTGGATGAATCGCTGGCCCTAGAGCTGCTGGGGCCGTCGTGGGAGTACGAACCGTACAGCGCGCCGATGGGCGAACGTGACGCCGCCCTCTGTGTGTTGTCGGTTGCCCAGCTCCTGTCACGACTTCACGCAGTAGGCGTGGTGCATGGACACCTGCAGGGAGGAGTAGTGCGGCACCACACAGGGGATGCACTACGTATCGTTGTTATGGAGTGCGAACTGCCCATGACCGCCCTCGTTCCCTATGGAGGGGTAGGGAGTGAGGCGCGGcagtgcgccgcgccggagATTCTGCGAGGAGACCCCTACGCTGGGGCGGCCGACGTTTGGGGACTGGGTGTCCTCCTCATCCAACTGCTCCTGGGGTCGGCGAAGTCGGTGTGCACGTCTGACCTCGAAAACTCTGATCTCTTGTCGCCGTTCATCTCCTCGTTGGGCCCAAGCGCTGCGAGTTTTGTGTTGCCGTGCTTGAAGAGTGACCCGCACGCTCGCCCGCTTCTGCttgaggtgctgcagcatcCATTTCTagcgtcggcgctgccgggcCATGGAAACGAAGTCGGAGACGAGCAGAGaagcgactgcagcagcgaggacAGCAACACCAGTGAaggcgaggaaggggaggatAGCGATACCGACTCT is a window encoding:
- a CDS encoding putative protein kinase, producing the protein MTTTTLSSPQLPSLGNQESAWTRRIRKSDVYPSSLEATRARVEALRGRWRDGEAANIVPITRAVCTPLYLRLEVDESLALELLGPSWEYEPYSAPMGERDAALCVLSVAQLLSRLHAVGVVHGHLQGGVVRHHTGDALRIVVMECELPMTALVPYGGVGSEARQCAAPEILRGDPYAGAADVWGLGVLLIQLLLGSAKSVCTSDLENSDLLSPFISSLGPSAASFVLPCLKSDPHARPLLLEVLQHPFLASALPGHGNEVGDEQRSDCSSEDSNTSEGEEGEDSDTDST